Proteins found in one Ptychodera flava strain L36383 chromosome 3, AS_Pfla_20210202, whole genome shotgun sequence genomic segment:
- the LOC139128193 gene encoding uncharacterized protein: protein MQTNARQRRYKNGKALSEEICKVIVDDLQRLGANSANGVVPRGSLKQVGEKYRLSDSGVRKIWWRYCTTGDYTAKQRRVNQRALLHQDIAFLEVMKRQRPSATYGEMRDELSLVSPTQVTVRTISNYVRKHFSGGHWTRKKITRVATERLTQDNLVYTQAFIDLLHEVEPHRLKFMDESGFKTPNIGNPKYGTSPRGDRCVEVIRYHQRPNSTLNLLVGLNGVVHSQVIDGASNSAMFTNFIEQCVNTVSQDGYPALQVGDYLVIDNAPFHHSDMAMTLAEWLNIQGIEYIFTPKYSPEFNPAEFCFSKIKQSLLAPDRRTLVYENMAFAIHDAIHDITPADTAGYFQATGYIRNL from the coding sequence ATGCAAACAAACGCTCGCCAAAGAAGGTACAAAAACGGTAAAGCTTTGAGTGAAGAGATTTGCAAAGTAATCGTGGACGATTTGCAACGGCTTGGTGCAAATTCAGCCAACGGTGTTGTACCGAGGGGTTCACTGAAGCAAGTCGGAGAAAAATATCGACTGTCTGACTCCGGTGTCCGAAAGATATGGTGGAGGTACTGCACTACAGGTGACTACACTGCCAAACAGCGACGCGTGAATCAAAGGGCACTATTGCATCAAGACATAGCTTTCCTCGAAGTTATGAAACGTCAAAGGCCATCAGCAACCTACGGTGAAATGCGTGACGAGCTCAGTTTAGTTTCTCCAACTCAAGTAACTGTACGGACAATAAGTAATTACGTACGAAAACATTTTTCTGGCGGACATTGGACACGTAAAAAGATCACTAGAGTTGCCACAGAACGACTGACCCAAGATAATTTAGTGTACACTCAAGCATTTATTGATTTGCTGCATGAAGTCGAACCACATCGATTAAAGTTTATGGATGAATCTGGATTCAAGACTCCAAACATTGGTAATCCTAAGTATGGTACCAGCCCTCGAGGAGATCGCTGTGTGGAAGTCATTCGCTACCATCAAAGACCCAATTCGACACTCAATTTACTGGTAGGTTTGAACGGCGTCGTGCACAGCCAGGTAATTGATGGTGCTTCGAATTCAGCCATGTTCACAAACTTCATAGAGCAATGTGTTAACACTGTTTCTCAAGATGGTTACCCGGCGTTACAAGTTGGCGATTACCTAGTAATTGACAATGCCCCGTTTCATCATAGTGATATGGCGATGACACTTGCTGAATGGTTGAACATACAAGGAATAGAGTATATTTTTACCCCAAAGTACTCACCAGAATTTAACCCGGCTGAATTTTGCTTCAGCAAAATAAAACAGTCTCTGCTCGCGCCAGATCGTAGAACACTTGTCTATGAAAACATGGCATTCGCCATACACGACGCTATCCACGATATCACACCAGCAGATACAGCTGGCTATTTCCAAGCAACCGGATACATCCGAAATCTGTAG